Proteins encoded in a region of the Pseudomonas putida genome:
- the lapG gene encoding cysteine protease LapG, with amino-acid sequence MPLSFVVASPTIAAFDWSEQGFAVAISWLLKTVVRRVGFAALLGSLLLGGLHADWDFSQISRKSQALYGPLGAGQGRIDAWQNLMATQKQGTELERLQVVNRFFNQQLRYVEDIDLWHEVDYWATPVQALIKGAGDCEDYAIAKYFSLRRMGIPSEKLRITYVKALRQNRAHMVLTYYSSPQAQPLVLDSLMDAIKPASQRTDLLPVYAFNGEGLWLTGAAGNKKVGDTKRLSRWQDLLKKMQAEGFPAEPVY; translated from the coding sequence GTGCCATTGTCTTTTGTTGTGGCAAGCCCCACCATCGCTGCTTTCGACTGGTCTGAACAGGGCTTCGCAGTGGCGATATCCTGGTTGCTGAAAACCGTTGTGCGACGTGTCGGCTTTGCCGCGCTGCTGGGCAGTCTGCTGCTGGGCGGCTTGCACGCGGATTGGGATTTTTCCCAGATCAGCCGCAAGTCGCAGGCGCTCTACGGCCCGTTGGGTGCCGGGCAGGGCCGTATCGATGCCTGGCAGAACCTGATGGCTACGCAGAAGCAGGGGACTGAGCTTGAGCGGCTGCAAGTGGTCAACCGCTTCTTCAACCAGCAATTGCGCTATGTCGAAGACATCGACCTGTGGCATGAAGTCGATTACTGGGCCACGCCTGTGCAGGCACTGATCAAAGGTGCAGGGGATTGCGAGGACTACGCCATCGCCAAATATTTCAGCCTGCGGCGCATGGGTATCCCCAGTGAAAAACTGCGCATTACCTACGTCAAGGCGCTGCGACAGAACCGGGCACACATGGTCCTGACCTATTATTCAAGCCCACAGGCCCAGCCTTTGGTGCTCGACAGCCTGATGGACGCCATCAAGCCGGCAAGCCAACGTACCGACCTGTTGCCGGTGTACGCCTTCAATGGCGAGGGGCTGTGGCTGACGGGCGCTGCCGGGAACAAGAAGGTCGGCGATACCAAGCGGCTGTCACGCTGGCAGGATTTGTTGAAGAAAATGCAGGCCGAAGGGTTCCCGGCCGAGCCGGTTTACTGA
- a CDS encoding HlyD family type I secretion periplasmic adaptor subunit: MGQFKDGLRRYFKGSDSLGGQPLPEVNKALIEDAPRVVRLTIWGVILFFVFLIVWASVAPIDEVTRGEGKAIPSSKVQKIQNLEGGIVAEIFAKEGEIVEVGQPLLRLDETRFASNVGETEADRLAMALRVERLSAEVQDSPLKIDEELRKAAPSQAASEESLYQSRRQQLQDEIGGLQQQLVQRQQELREYSSKRAQYANSLELLRKEIGMSEPLVATGAISQVEVLRLRRAEVENRGQLDSTALAIPRAEAAIREVQSKIEETRGKFRSEALTQLNEARTELNKATATSKALDDRVHRTMVTSPVRGIVKQLLVNTIGGVIQPGSDIIEIVPLDDTLVIEAKILPKDIAFLHPGQEATVKFTAYDYTIYGGLKAKLEQIGADTITDEDKKTTYYLIKLRTDRSHLGTDEKPLLIIPGMVATVDIMTGKKTIMSYLLKPIMKARSEALRER, from the coding sequence ATGGGGCAGTTCAAGGACGGCCTGCGGCGCTATTTCAAAGGCAGTGACTCGCTTGGCGGCCAGCCGCTGCCGGAGGTCAACAAGGCCCTTATCGAGGATGCGCCGCGGGTGGTGCGGCTGACCATTTGGGGCGTGATCCTGTTCTTCGTGTTCTTGATCGTGTGGGCCAGCGTTGCGCCCATCGACGAAGTCACACGGGGTGAAGGCAAGGCCATTCCGTCGTCCAAGGTGCAGAAGATCCAGAACCTGGAGGGCGGCATCGTAGCTGAAATTTTCGCAAAGGAAGGGGAGATCGTCGAAGTCGGCCAGCCATTGCTACGCCTGGATGAAACCCGCTTCGCCTCCAACGTGGGTGAAACCGAGGCCGACCGCCTGGCCATGGCCCTGCGGGTCGAACGCTTGAGCGCCGAGGTCCAGGACAGCCCGCTGAAGATCGACGAAGAACTGCGCAAAGCCGCGCCAAGCCAGGCGGCCAGTGAAGAGTCGCTGTACCAGAGCCGGCGCCAGCAACTGCAGGATGAAATTGGCGGCCTGCAGCAGCAGCTGGTCCAACGCCAGCAGGAACTGCGCGAATACAGCTCCAAGCGCGCCCAGTACGCTAACAGCCTTGAGCTGCTGCGCAAGGAAATCGGCATGTCCGAACCGCTGGTGGCGACCGGCGCGATTTCCCAGGTTGAGGTGCTGCGCCTGCGCCGTGCTGAAGTGGAAAACCGCGGTCAGCTGGACTCCACCGCACTGGCCATCCCGCGTGCCGAGGCTGCCATCCGCGAGGTGCAAAGCAAGATCGAAGAGACCCGTGGCAAGTTCCGCAGCGAAGCGCTAACCCAGCTGAACGAAGCGCGCACCGAACTGAACAAGGCCACCGCCACCAGCAAAGCGCTGGACGACCGGGTTCACCGCACCATGGTCACTTCGCCGGTGCGCGGTATCGTCAAGCAACTGCTGGTGAACACCATTGGCGGTGTAATCCAGCCTGGCAGCGATATCATCGAGATCGTGCCACTGGACGACACGCTGGTCATCGAGGCGAAGATCCTGCCCAAAGACATCGCCTTCCTGCACCCTGGCCAGGAAGCGACAGTCAAGTTCACGGCGTATGACTACACCATCTACGGTGGGCTGAAGGCCAAGCTTGAGCAGATCGGCGCCGACACCATCACCGATGAAGACAAGAAGACCACTTACTACCTGATCAAGCTGCGCACCGATCGCAGCCACCTGGGGACGGACGAGAAGCCGCTGCTGATCATTCCGGGGATGGTGGCGACGGTGGACATCATGACCGGCAAGAAGACCATCATGAGCTACCTGCTCAAGCCGATCATGAAGGCGCGTTCGGAAGCGCTGCGCGAGCGCTAG
- the lapD gene encoding cyclic di-GMP receptor LapD has product MSLFKQLLLAICLFLVVAFSGSFMVSLESSRSQYVNQLRSHAQDAATALALSLTPNIDDPAMVELMVSSIFDSGYYASIKVVDLGSNAVLVERHAEPDPGGVPRWFVHLIGLEAAGGDAIVSRGWQQAARVEVISHPMFAIAKLWQSALGSLGWLLLCGAASAVLGALLLRRQLRPLDYMVEQSHAIARREFLSLPELPRTPELRRVVQAMNQMVEKLKALFTEQAERSERLRAESYQDSLTGLSNRRYFEMQLNTRVSNLEEARAGYLLLLRVQGLAGLNARLGGQRTDQLLQAVGEQLRRTCASYPETNDLISRSRGGEFAVLAPGMVHEEAVQLAQALEATLQSLHETGASDIDPVACIGLAPFSPGDSPQALLKLADEALARAENQPTPGWVCLEQGVAAVAGDSQHAWHERLDQAFGNGHFELFFQPVVDCASAQRVLHHKVISRLQDGQGEALPAGRFLPWLERFGWMPRLDVLVLEKVLAHLRGHDQVLALNLSAATLADPKALQRVFELLGQNAALGPRLVFEIGEEQLPEQAALEQLTRRLHGLGFGLALQRFGGRFSMIGNLAHLGLAYLKIDGSYIRNIDHEQHKRLFIEAIQRAAHSIDLPLIAERVETEGERRVLQEMGVGGIQGQLVGEPAPWR; this is encoded by the coding sequence ATGTCACTGTTCAAACAATTGCTGTTGGCCATTTGCCTGTTCCTGGTGGTCGCCTTCAGTGGCAGTTTCATGGTCAGCCTGGAAAGCTCGCGCAGCCAGTATGTCAACCAGTTGCGCTCGCACGCCCAGGACGCGGCGACCGCGCTGGCGCTGTCGCTGACGCCGAATATCGACGACCCGGCGATGGTCGAACTGATGGTTAGCTCGATCTTCGACAGTGGTTACTATGCAAGCATCAAGGTCGTCGACCTGGGCTCCAATGCTGTGCTGGTGGAGCGCCACGCTGAGCCGGACCCAGGTGGCGTACCGCGATGGTTCGTGCACTTGATCGGCCTTGAGGCTGCTGGTGGCGATGCCATCGTCAGCCGTGGCTGGCAACAGGCCGCGCGCGTTGAAGTGATCAGCCACCCGATGTTCGCCATTGCCAAACTTTGGCAAAGTGCTCTGGGCAGCCTGGGTTGGTTGCTGTTGTGTGGTGCGGCCAGTGCTGTGCTCGGTGCATTGCTGTTGCGCCGCCAGTTGCGGCCGCTGGACTATATGGTCGAGCAATCCCACGCGATTGCCCGCCGCGAATTCCTCAGCCTTCCAGAGCTGCCGCGCACGCCAGAGTTACGCCGTGTGGTGCAGGCGATGAACCAGATGGTCGAGAAACTCAAAGCGCTGTTCACCGAGCAGGCCGAGCGCAGTGAGCGGCTGCGTGCCGAGTCCTACCAGGACAGCCTGACCGGGCTGTCCAACCGCCGGTATTTCGAAATGCAACTGAACACCCGGGTGAGCAACCTGGAAGAGGCGCGCGCCGGCTACCTGCTGTTGCTGCGGGTTCAGGGCCTGGCCGGCCTGAATGCCCGCCTTGGCGGCCAGCGTACCGACCAGTTGCTGCAGGCAGTAGGCGAACAGTTGCGCCGCACCTGTGCAAGCTACCCGGAAACCAATGACCTGATTTCCCGCAGCCGCGGTGGCGAGTTTGCCGTGCTGGCGCCGGGCATGGTGCATGAAGAGGCTGTGCAACTTGCCCAGGCCCTGGAGGCGACGCTGCAGAGCCTGCACGAAACGGGTGCCAGTGATATCGACCCGGTCGCTTGTATCGGCCTGGCGCCGTTCAGCCCCGGTGACTCACCGCAGGCGTTGCTGAAACTCGCCGACGAGGCTCTGGCCCGTGCCGAGAACCAGCCAACGCCGGGCTGGGTGTGCCTTGAGCAAGGCGTTGCCGCAGTGGCTGGGGACAGCCAACATGCCTGGCACGAGCGGCTCGATCAGGCATTCGGCAATGGGCATTTCGAGCTGTTCTTCCAGCCAGTGGTGGATTGTGCTTCAGCGCAACGGGTACTGCACCACAAAGTGATTTCGCGTTTGCAGGATGGCCAGGGCGAGGCGTTGCCAGCGGGCCGCTTCCTGCCCTGGTTGGAGCGCTTCGGCTGGATGCCACGGCTGGATGTGCTGGTGCTGGAGAAAGTGTTGGCGCACCTACGAGGGCACGACCAGGTGCTGGCGCTGAACCTGTCCGCCGCCACCCTGGCCGACCCCAAGGCCCTGCAGCGCGTCTTCGAGCTGCTGGGCCAGAACGCGGCGCTCGGCCCGCGGCTGGTTTTTGAAATTGGCGAGGAGCAGTTGCCTGAACAGGCCGCCTTGGAGCAGCTCACCCGGCGCCTGCACGGGCTTGGCTTCGGCCTGGCGCTGCAGCGCTTTGGCGGGCGCTTCAGCATGATCGGCAACCTGGCGCACCTGGGCCTGGCGTACCTGAAGATTGACGGCAGCTACATCCGCAACATCGACCATGAGCAGCACAAGCGGTTGTTCATCGAAGCGATTCAGCGTGCGGCCCACAGCATCGATTTGCCGCTGATTGCCGAGCGGGTCGAGACCGAAGGGGAGCGGCGGGTGTTGCAGGAGATGGGCGTAGGTGGGATTCAGGGCCAGCTGGTCGGTGAGCCTGCGCCCTGGCGCTAA
- a CDS encoding GntR family transcriptional regulator encodes MAEKIKLSNVLASEQLLPHQARGVIEERLRSAILDGRLPPGTAVRQQELATLFGVSRMPVREALRQLEAQSLLKVEMHKGAVVAPLIGEDAVDTYALRVLLESEALRQSIPLLDASDIASARGYIQQLENETRHAEIGRLNRLFHMALYSRAPNKKLLRLIENELNEEERFLRFHLSSMGLGKLTQDDHNALADAASDKLVDEAVAVLERHLNSGARVIRKYLDTQLGR; translated from the coding sequence GTGGCCGAGAAAATCAAACTGAGCAATGTGCTGGCAAGCGAACAGCTGCTGCCGCATCAGGCCCGTGGCGTGATCGAAGAGCGCCTGCGCAGTGCCATTCTCGATGGGCGCTTACCCCCAGGTACTGCCGTGCGCCAACAAGAACTCGCCACCTTGTTCGGTGTCAGCCGCATGCCCGTGCGCGAAGCCCTGCGCCAGCTCGAAGCGCAATCCCTGTTGAAAGTAGAGATGCACAAGGGCGCTGTGGTTGCGCCGCTGATCGGTGAGGATGCAGTGGACACCTATGCCCTGCGCGTATTGCTCGAGAGTGAGGCGCTGCGCCAGTCGATCCCGCTGCTCGATGCCAGCGACATCGCCAGCGCCCGCGGGTATATCCAGCAACTGGAGAATGAAACCCGTCACGCCGAAATCGGCCGCCTCAACCGCCTGTTCCACATGGCGCTATACAGCAGGGCACCAAACAAGAAGCTACTGCGCCTGATCGAGAACGAACTGAACGAGGAAGAGCGCTTCCTGCGCTTCCATCTTTCGTCCATGGGCTTGGGCAAGCTCACTCAGGACGATCACAACGCACTGGCGGATGCGGCCAGCGACAAACTGGTGGATGAGGCGGTAGCGGTGCTGGAACGGCATCTCAACAGCGGGGCGCGGGTAATTCGCAAGTACCTGGATACACAACTGGGGCGCTAA
- a CDS encoding type I secretion system permease/ATPase — MESEVSRVQLSHDPRSQHDDPLLDSLLSLCVLHQKPASRVMLTTGLPLPAQRLSPELLPRAAARAGLQGRLLQRKLEQIPSIAMPAMLLLKEGRSAVLLGWENEDTARLLLSESDGGEVHVSREALQSDYSGRVFFAQPQHKFDVNHGNLIPRAKSWFRDTLLRSKWLYIDAIAASLVINLIALAAPLFVMNVYDRVVPNQATSTLWVLAIGIAGAYIFDLILKGLRGLCLDLAGKKTDLIISATLFERIVGMSMKYRPARVGSFAQNIHEFQGLRDFLASLTLTSLIDLPFTILILIVIAIIGGHLVWIPIIAFPLALGIGYALQRPLMATMERTMALASERQSSLIETLAGLDAVKVNNAESERQYMWEQTLGTLSRLELRVKVLSSLAMNITLLIQQLAGVAMICVGVYLIIDGNLSMGGLVACYMLSGRALGPLGQLNGLLARYQQAKVTMVSTDHMMELPQERNFEERPLSRKVLQGSVEFRGVDFTYPNQQNLALKNINLTIRPGEKVGIIGRSGSGKSSLAKLIVGLYEADGGSLLVDGVDIRQIDVSELRHNIGYVPQDIQLLAGTLRDNLVSGARYIEDELILQAAELAGVHEFARLHPDGYELQVGERGQNLSGGQRQNVALGRALLLNPQILLLDEPTSAMDNTGEERLKQRLQAVVEGKTVLLVTHRASLLSLVDRLIVIDRGQIVADGPKAAVMDALKKGQISVA; from the coding sequence GTGGAATCCGAAGTCAGTCGAGTCCAACTCAGCCACGATCCACGCAGTCAGCATGACGATCCCCTGCTGGATAGTCTGTTGAGCCTGTGTGTGCTGCACCAGAAACCCGCCAGCCGGGTCATGTTGACCACAGGCCTGCCGCTGCCCGCCCAGCGCCTGAGCCCCGAGCTGCTGCCCCGTGCCGCCGCCCGGGCAGGCCTGCAAGGGCGCCTGCTGCAGCGCAAGCTGGAGCAGATCCCGAGCATCGCCATGCCGGCCATGCTGCTGCTCAAGGAAGGCCGCAGCGCCGTTCTGCTGGGCTGGGAAAATGAGGACACCGCACGCCTGCTGCTCAGCGAGAGCGATGGTGGCGAGGTGCACGTCAGCCGTGAAGCGCTGCAAAGCGACTACAGCGGCCGCGTGTTCTTTGCGCAGCCGCAGCACAAGTTCGACGTCAACCACGGCAACCTCATCCCACGGGCGAAGTCGTGGTTCCGCGACACCCTGCTGCGCAGCAAGTGGCTGTACATCGACGCGATCGCCGCCAGCCTGGTGATCAACCTGATCGCCCTGGCCGCGCCGCTGTTCGTGATGAACGTGTATGACCGGGTGGTGCCCAACCAGGCCACCTCGACGCTCTGGGTGCTGGCCATCGGTATCGCCGGCGCGTATATCTTCGACCTGATACTCAAGGGCCTGCGCGGCCTGTGCCTGGACCTGGCCGGCAAAAAGACCGACCTGATCATCTCGGCAACGCTGTTCGAGCGCATCGTCGGCATGTCGATGAAGTACCGGCCTGCACGGGTCGGCAGCTTTGCTCAGAACATTCACGAGTTCCAGGGCCTGCGCGACTTCCTTGCCTCGCTGACCCTGACCAGCCTGATCGACCTGCCTTTCACCATCCTCATCCTGATCGTCATCGCCATCATTGGCGGGCACCTCGTATGGATCCCGATTATTGCCTTCCCGCTGGCCCTGGGCATCGGCTACGCCCTGCAACGGCCGCTGATGGCGACCATGGAACGGACCATGGCCCTGGCCTCTGAGCGCCAGTCCAGCCTGATCGAGACACTGGCCGGCCTGGATGCGGTGAAGGTCAACAACGCCGAAAGCGAGCGTCAGTACATGTGGGAGCAGACCCTCGGCACCCTCAGCCGCCTGGAACTGCGTGTAAAGGTGCTGTCGAGCCTGGCGATGAATATCACCCTGCTGATCCAGCAACTGGCAGGCGTGGCAATGATCTGCGTCGGCGTGTACCTGATCATCGACGGCAACCTGAGCATGGGCGGCCTGGTGGCCTGCTACATGCTCAGCGGCCGCGCCCTCGGCCCGCTGGGCCAGCTCAATGGCCTGCTCGCCCGCTATCAGCAAGCCAAGGTGACCATGGTCTCCACCGACCATATGATGGAGCTGCCGCAAGAGCGCAACTTCGAAGAGCGCCCGCTGAGCCGCAAGGTGCTGCAGGGTAGCGTCGAGTTCCGTGGGGTCGACTTCACCTACCCGAACCAGCAGAACCTGGCCCTGAAGAACATCAACCTCACCATCCGCCCTGGCGAGAAGGTCGGCATCATCGGCCGCAGCGGCTCGGGCAAGAGCTCGCTGGCCAAGCTTATCGTCGGCCTGTACGAGGCCGATGGTGGCTCACTGCTGGTCGATGGCGTGGACATTCGCCAGATCGATGTCAGCGAACTGCGCCACAATATCGGCTACGTCCCGCAGGACATCCAGCTATTGGCCGGCACCTTGCGTGACAACCTGGTCAGCGGCGCCCGCTACATCGAAGACGAATTGATCCTGCAAGCCGCCGAACTGGCGGGCGTGCATGAGTTCGCCCGGCTGCACCCGGACGGCTATGAGCTGCAAGTGGGTGAACGCGGTCAGAACCTGTCCGGCGGCCAGCGGCAGAACGTCGCCCTGGGCCGTGCGCTGCTGCTCAACCCACAGATACTGCTGCTGGACGAGCCGACCAGCGCCATGGACAACACCGGTGAAGAACGCCTCAAGCAGCGCCTGCAAGCGGTGGTGGAAGGCAAGACGGTGCTACTGGTCACGCACCGTGCCTCGCTGCTGTCGCTGGTGGACCGGCTGATTGTGATCGATCGCGGGCAGATCGTCGCCGACGGCCCGAAAGCCGCGGTCATGGATGCGCTGAAGAAGGGGCAAATCAGTGTTGCATAA
- a CDS encoding FecR domain-containing protein, protein MTAARPDTKAVKQAIQWMLRLRESGHDLALQQQCAQWRSAHHEHEHAWQRVTHLHQNLDLRAIPGAGLALQTLETSQQRLRRRQALKLLGGVVMAGSASWLAKDLDAVSAWASDYATGTGERRVFTLPDGSLMQLNTRSAVDLAFIDRQRLVRLKHGELMITCNPRHPVFVQTRDVLLEGFEGRFVAYQDSDCTRVSVSRGKVAIHRPGIAQLQWIESGQNWRLDAHGAQRIAQMDMDAMAWTEGLIVTQNMRLADFLAQVSRYRHGYLGCSNEIADLRLSGVFRLEDPEQLLRLLPQTLPVRVHQRTRWWVRVESTT, encoded by the coding sequence ATGACCGCCGCACGCCCTGATACGAAAGCGGTCAAGCAGGCCATCCAGTGGATGCTGCGGTTGCGCGAGAGTGGGCACGACCTGGCGTTGCAACAACAGTGTGCGCAATGGCGCAGTGCCCACCACGAACACGAACACGCCTGGCAGCGGGTGACGCACTTGCATCAAAACCTCGACCTACGCGCCATCCCCGGTGCCGGGCTGGCTTTGCAGACCCTGGAAACCAGCCAGCAGCGCCTGCGTCGAAGGCAGGCGTTGAAGCTGCTTGGGGGCGTTGTCATGGCGGGATCGGCGAGCTGGCTGGCTAAAGACCTCGATGCTGTCAGTGCCTGGGCATCGGACTATGCCACCGGCACGGGCGAACGGCGCGTCTTCACCCTGCCCGATGGCTCACTGATGCAACTCAACACCCGCAGTGCCGTGGACCTGGCCTTCATTGATCGGCAGCGTCTGGTCCGCCTGAAGCATGGCGAACTGATGATCACGTGTAATCCCCGGCATCCCGTGTTTGTACAAACCCGCGACGTGCTGCTGGAAGGCTTTGAAGGACGCTTTGTAGCCTATCAGGATAGCGACTGCACACGTGTCAGCGTCAGCCGCGGAAAAGTGGCGATACACCGGCCTGGCATTGCCCAACTGCAGTGGATCGAGAGTGGACAGAACTGGCGCCTGGATGCTCATGGCGCACAACGGATCGCACAGATGGACATGGACGCGATGGCATGGACTGAAGGGCTGATCGTCACTCAGAACATGCGCCTCGCGGATTTTCTCGCGCAGGTCAGCCGTTATCGCCATGGTTACCTGGGCTGCAGCAACGAGATTGCCGACCTGCGCCTGTCGGGCGTATTCCGCCTCGAAGACCCGGAACAATTGCTTCGGCTGCTACCGCAGACGCTGCCCGTACGGGTTCATCAACGTACACGCTGGTGGGTGCGTGTCGAAAGCACGACCTGA
- a CDS encoding sigma-70 family RNA polymerase sigma factor encodes MPSNDCVQTLYSDHHGWLHAWLRSKLGNAADAADLAQDTFVRLLQRREQLQLNAPRAFLRTVARGLVIDHWRREELHRAYLEALAHVPEALAPSAETRELLLELLERIARMLDGLKPKVRRAFLLAQCEGLKHQAIAEQLGISVRTVERYIADALYHCYVLHYQDEC; translated from the coding sequence ATGCCCAGCAACGACTGCGTGCAAACGCTATACAGTGACCATCACGGCTGGCTGCATGCCTGGCTGCGCAGCAAGCTAGGCAATGCGGCCGATGCCGCCGACCTGGCCCAGGACACCTTCGTACGCTTGCTACAGCGCCGTGAACAATTGCAACTGAATGCACCCAGGGCCTTCCTGCGCACGGTAGCGCGCGGGTTGGTGATCGATCACTGGCGGCGCGAGGAACTGCACAGGGCTTACCTGGAGGCTTTGGCGCATGTGCCGGAAGCATTGGCCCCCTCTGCCGAAACCCGCGAGCTGCTACTGGAGTTGCTTGAGCGCATTGCACGCATGCTCGACGGCCTCAAACCCAAGGTACGTCGCGCATTCCTCCTGGCTCAATGCGAGGGGCTGAAGCACCAGGCCATCGCCGAACAGCTGGGGATCTCGGTGCGCACCGTAGAACGCTACATTGCCGATGCGCTCTATCACTGCTACGTGCTGCACTACCAGGACGAGTGCTGA